One window of the Betta splendens chromosome 21, fBetSpl5.4, whole genome shotgun sequence genome contains the following:
- the LOC114847644 gene encoding ADP-ribosylation factor-like protein 4C, which translates to MGNSFSNIAAFQSLHIVMLGLDSAGKTTVLYRLKFNEFVNTVPTIGFNTEKIKLSNGSAKGISCHFWDVGGQEKLRPLWKSYSRCTDGIIYVVDSVDVDRLEEAKTELHKVTKFAENQGTPLLVIANKQDLPRSLPVAELEKQLALHELGPGTAYHVQPACAIIGEGLHEGMDKLYEMVLRRRRSLKQKKKR; encoded by the coding sequence ATGGGCAACAGCTTCTCCAACATCGCTGCCTTCCAGTCTCTGCACATCGTCATGCTGGGCTTGGACTCCGCAGGCAAAACCACGGTCCTTTACAGACTGAAATTCAACGAATTCGTCAACACGGTTCCCACGATCGGCTTCAACACGGAGAAAATCAAGCTGAGCAACGGCTCGGCGAAGGGCATCAGCTGCCACTTCTGGGACGTGGGGGGGCAGGAGAAGCTGCGGCCGCTGTGGAAGTCCTACAGCCGCTGCACCGACGGCATCATCTACGTGGTGGACTCCGTGGACGTGGACCGGCTGGAGGAGGCCAAGACCGAGCTGCACAAAGTCACCAAGTTCGCGGAGAACCAGGGCACGCCGCTGCTGGTCATCGCCAACAAGCAGGACCTGCCGCGCTCTCTGCCGGTGGccgagctggagaagcagctggcTCTGCACGAACTGGGCCCCGGCACCGCCTACCACGTGCAGCCGGCGTGCGCCATCATAGGCGAGGGGCTGCACGAGGGCATGGACAAGCTGTACgagatggtgctgaggaggaggaggtcgctgaagcagaagaagaagcgctGA